A single region of the Bacillus cereus genome encodes:
- a CDS encoding acetyl-CoA carboxylase biotin carboxyl carrier protein subunit: protein MMTKVYASMAGNVWKIVVGVGDTVEEEQDVVILESMKMEIPIVSEEAGTVMKINVQEGDFVNEGDVLLEIE, encoded by the coding sequence ATGATGACGAAAGTATATGCATCGATGGCAGGAAATGTTTGGAAAATTGTTGTAGGAGTAGGAGATACAGTAGAGGAAGAGCAGGATGTCGTCATTTTAGAATCTATGAAAATGGAAATTCCAATCGTTTCAGAAGAAGCCGGAACTGTTATGAAAATCAACGTGCAAGAAGGCGACTTTGTAAACGAAGGAGATGTATTACTAGAAATTGAATAG
- the mvaB gene encoding hydroxymethylglutaryl-CoA lyase, with amino-acid sequence MKLPNFAVIKEVGPRDGLQNEKKIVGTKDKVKWIQLLTEAGLSYVEVSSFVHPKWVPALADASDVFSELKRDPNVTYAALVPNQNGLERAFLQNVDEVNVFLSASESHNKSNINKSIKEALAVIEDITKQATFEGKKVRGYVSTVFGCPYEGDISTTAVDEICNQLFSYGIYEISLGDTIGVANPLQVDQVLEYLLKKYDASQFAMHFHNTYGMALANVVKSLEHGITTFDSSCGGLGGCPYAPGASGNVATDDLVHMLHKLGVQTNIDEEKLLRASQFIQSKLNIQLPSHVYRALQHKTISR; translated from the coding sequence TTGAAACTACCTAATTTTGCTGTCATTAAAGAAGTCGGGCCACGTGATGGTTTACAGAATGAAAAAAAGATTGTTGGCACAAAAGATAAAGTAAAATGGATTCAACTACTTACAGAAGCCGGATTATCGTACGTTGAAGTTTCCTCATTCGTTCACCCTAAATGGGTTCCTGCATTAGCAGATGCAAGTGATGTATTTTCTGAGCTAAAAAGGGATCCAAATGTTACATATGCAGCGCTTGTTCCAAATCAAAATGGTTTGGAACGAGCTTTTTTGCAAAATGTAGATGAGGTGAATGTTTTTTTATCAGCAAGTGAATCTCATAATAAAAGTAATATTAATAAATCAATTAAAGAAGCATTAGCTGTAATTGAAGATATAACAAAACAGGCAACATTTGAAGGGAAAAAGGTAAGAGGTTATGTTTCTACTGTATTTGGATGTCCTTATGAAGGAGATATAAGTACCACAGCAGTTGACGAAATATGTAATCAACTATTTTCATACGGTATTTATGAAATCTCTCTTGGTGACACGATTGGTGTAGCGAATCCATTACAAGTAGATCAAGTATTAGAATATTTATTAAAGAAGTATGATGCTTCACAGTTTGCCATGCATTTTCATAATACGTATGGAATGGCACTGGCAAATGTAGTTAAGTCTTTAGAACATGGTATTACAACGTTTGATAGTTCTTGTGGCGGGCTCGGAGGATGTCCTTATGCACCAGGAGCATCAGGTAATGTTGCTACTGATGACTTAGTTCATATGCTCCATAAGTTAGGTGTCCAAACGAATATTGATGAAGAGAAGTTATTAAGAGCTAGTCAATTTATTCAAAGTAAATTAAATATCCAATTACCGAGTCATGTGTATAGAGCGCTTCAACATAAAACGATAAGTAGGTGA
- a CDS encoding enoyl-CoA hydratase, producing MLQLQNISVDYVTPHVVKISLNRERQANSLSLALLEELQNILTQISEESNTRVVILTGAGEKAFCAGADLKERAGMSEEQVRHAVGMIRSTMEMVEQLPQPVIAAINGIALGGGTELSLACDFRIASDTASLGLTETSLAIIPGAGGTQRLPRLIGVGRAKELIYTGRRISAQEAKEYGLVEFVVPADLLEEKAIEIADRIANNGPIAVRLAKEAISNGIQVDLHTGLQMEKQAYEGVIHTKDRLEGLQAFKEKRKPMYKGE from the coding sequence ATGCTACAATTACAAAACATTTCAGTTGATTATGTAACACCTCACGTTGTAAAGATTTCGTTAAATCGTGAAAGACAAGCAAACTCATTATCTTTAGCGTTATTAGAAGAGTTACAAAACATATTAACTCAAATAAGTGAAGAGTCAAATACTCGTGTAGTAATTCTAACAGGTGCTGGCGAAAAAGCGTTTTGTGCTGGTGCTGATTTAAAAGAACGCGCTGGCATGAGTGAAGAACAAGTTCGCCATGCTGTGGGTATGATTCGTTCTACTATGGAGATGGTGGAACAATTACCACAACCAGTTATAGCTGCTATTAATGGAATCGCACTAGGTGGAGGTACTGAATTAAGCTTAGCTTGTGACTTTAGAATTGCTTCTGACACTGCAAGTCTAGGTCTTACTGAAACTTCTCTGGCAATTATACCTGGAGCAGGTGGTACGCAGCGTTTACCGAGATTAATTGGAGTCGGTAGAGCGAAAGAATTAATTTATACAGGAAGACGTATTTCGGCGCAAGAAGCGAAAGAATATGGTTTAGTAGAGTTCGTAGTACCAGCTGATTTACTAGAAGAGAAAGCAATTGAAATTGCAGATCGAATTGCTAATAATGGTCCAATTGCTGTTCGATTAGCAAAAGAAGCAATTTCAAATGGTATTCAAGTAGATTTACATACCGGATTACAAATGGAAAAACAGGCGTATGAGGGCGTAATCCATACGAAAGATAGATTAGAAGGATTACAGGCATTCAAGGAAAAACGCAAACCAATGTATAAGGGGGAGTAA
- a CDS encoding acyl-CoA carboxylase subunit beta, whose product MLDQKQQSNSFEERVETIKQGGAPKYHEQNKAKGKLFVRDRLALLFDNGEYVEDALFANCEQTGLPADGVVTATGKIHGRTACVMANDSTVKAGSWGARTVEKILRIQETAEKLRVPLFYLVDSAGARITDQVEMFPGRRGAGRIFYNQVKLSGKVPQICLLFGPSAAGGAYIPAFCDVVMMVEGNASMYLGSPRMAEMVIGEKVTLEEMGGARMHCSVSGCGDVLCKTEEDAITQARQYISYFPSNYLEKTPLTTPQEPKQFDKTLEQIIPENQNAPFNMKDLINRVIDEGSFFEVKKLFAQELITGLARIDGKPIGIIANQPRMKGGVLFHDSADKAAKFINLCDAYHIPLLFLADVPGFMIGTKVERAGIIRHGAKMISAMSEATVPKISIVVRKAYGAGLYAMAGPAFEPDCCLALPTASIAVMGPEAAVNAVYANKIAALPEEERASFIAEKREEYKKDIDIYHLASEMVIDGIVHPNNLREELKGRFEMYMSKYQVFTDRKHPVYPV is encoded by the coding sequence ATGTTAGATCAAAAACAACAATCTAATTCATTTGAAGAACGAGTTGAAACAATTAAGCAAGGCGGGGCACCGAAATATCATGAACAAAACAAAGCAAAAGGAAAACTCTTTGTTCGAGATCGTTTAGCTCTTTTATTTGATAATGGTGAATATGTGGAAGATGCACTATTTGCAAATTGTGAACAAACAGGATTACCAGCTGATGGAGTTGTAACTGCAACTGGTAAAATACATGGTCGTACTGCATGCGTAATGGCAAATGATTCGACTGTAAAGGCCGGGTCATGGGGAGCACGTACAGTTGAAAAGATTTTACGTATTCAAGAAACGGCTGAAAAGTTACGTGTGCCATTGTTTTATTTAGTTGATTCTGCTGGGGCACGTATTACAGATCAAGTTGAAATGTTCCCTGGACGCCGTGGTGCAGGAAGAATCTTTTATAATCAAGTGAAATTATCAGGTAAAGTTCCGCAAATTTGTTTATTATTTGGACCTTCAGCAGCTGGTGGCGCATATATTCCAGCATTTTGTGACGTTGTTATGATGGTGGAAGGAAATGCATCTATGTATTTAGGATCTCCTCGTATGGCTGAAATGGTTATTGGCGAAAAGGTAACTTTAGAAGAAATGGGCGGAGCTCGTATGCATTGCTCTGTATCAGGATGCGGAGACGTATTATGTAAGACAGAAGAAGATGCGATTACACAAGCAAGACAATACATTTCATATTTCCCAAGTAACTACCTAGAAAAGACTCCATTGACTACACCTCAAGAGCCGAAACAGTTCGATAAAACGTTAGAACAAATCATTCCAGAAAATCAAAATGCTCCTTTCAATATGAAAGATCTCATTAACAGAGTAATTGATGAAGGCTCTTTCTTTGAAGTGAAAAAATTATTTGCCCAAGAACTAATTACAGGTTTAGCTCGTATTGACGGTAAGCCAATTGGCATTATTGCAAATCAGCCGCGTATGAAGGGCGGCGTTTTATTCCATGATTCAGCTGATAAAGCAGCGAAGTTTATTAATTTATGCGATGCATATCATATCCCACTATTATTCCTTGCGGATGTGCCTGGATTTATGATTGGTACGAAAGTAGAACGTGCTGGTATTATTCGTCACGGTGCAAAAATGATCTCTGCAATGAGTGAAGCAACTGTACCGAAAATTTCTATCGTTGTTCGTAAAGCATACGGTGCTGGTTTATATGCAATGGCAGGTCCAGCATTTGAACCAGATTGCTGCTTAGCATTACCGACAGCTTCTATTGCAGTAATGGGTCCAGAAGCGGCGGTCAATGCTGTATATGCAAATAAGATTGCAGCTTTACCAGAAGAAGAGCGTGCAAGCTTCATTGCTGAAAAACGTGAAGAGTATAAGAAAGATATTGATATTTATCATTTAGCATCAGAGATGGTGATTGATGGTATTGTTCATCCAAACAATTTACGTGAAGAGTTAAAAGGGCGATTCGAAATGTATATGAGTAAATATCAAGTATTTACGGATCGTAAACATCCTGTATATCCAGTTTAA